tataatttcgcgcgcgcgcgtgtgtgtgtgtgtgtgtgtgtgtgtgtgtgcgtgtgtgtaaataaagtattgcatttttgttaatatttaaaaagatgataaactcttatagatatttcatacagtaatgaccaataacttattttgaatattaaaagccagggttgggcgtttacacgtaaactataatagatGCAAAAATACTCGCATATTAAACATGAATGCAAGCTAAACagtaaaaacaatctttttatctataatttgagAAGACTATAGTTATGAACCGTCGCAAGAAAGTATGCAAATTGTAATCTTGAATTTTGGAGtacaatttacgaaaaattacaacataatgtaaaatgaacacagatatacatttttaattaacaatctaacacatataaaggaaaggCTCAAATGATAGCtatcacataatataatagaaaggcattgagagccgtcgcgggatgttagtgcggaattttaatttttcttaaagaaattaatttattagtctacgtgagacagttaactTTGTACACCAATttctggttcgagatacttaaagtgtatgaaaattttagtacattgttctcacatatggagaatcagtatgtactgataggaattattagaaagaaaggaagagagaaaaatatcagggcgcgggAAAgcttcccggcttagccactcgcgccctgatattttttctctcttcttttctttctaataattcttatCAGTACATACTTAATCAATAGACCATGTTATTTCATAATCGGGATATGatgctattatttttccatcgtaatacaaatatttatttgtattacgatgggcaagcggaagacccgggttcaattcccggcttagccacttgcgacctgatattttttctctcttcctttctctccaataattcctatatgtaagtaaatgtttctcgatatgataacaatatacttataatttcgtACACATACGTATCTCGAtgtgagatcggtgtacaatttaattgtctcttgtagattaatttattaaaataattctttaagaaattaaattaaaaatgttgcactaacatcctgcgatGGCTCTGGATGCcccttctattatatttgttgaatttataGAGCCTTTACATTATATGTGTTTAAATCACGCGGGCGTCATGACGCGTTTGTCCTACAAAATTGTTGATTTCCTAATATAtgagagataaatgttaaaatcgtggggtctgagtagtttagtggtcagaacattcgcccggcaagcggaagactcgggttcaattcccggtTTAGCCACTCGCgacctgatattttttctctcttccttcccACACAACACGCGTGACTGTTAGTTGACTGATAGCCGACTTTTCTCAGTTGACTTAAAGGCGACTTTTAACAGTCGACTGTAACTCGACAGCAATTGACTATTTGTTGACTATTTGTTGACTATTTGGCGATTTTTAAAAGTCGACAAATGGTTAATAAATAGTCGACTGAAATATGACTCAAAGTCGACGAAAGCTCTGttctttttacgacaaataaagatcttatatcttttaagttatttatatcttttcgaCAAAGCGAAAAGATACAAATGatagatattttatcttgCCGAAAAGacaattaacataaaaagaaatcttaGTTTTAATTCGCTCGTAGCCCGTTAGCGTAACAACAGAGCTGCGCTGCGATCTGCTGCGCAGCTCTCTCGGCTTCCGGGCGTCTCTCTCCGCCGATCTCTGTGTTGCGTGTGTTTCTTCCTGCTTCTACATGTTCCATGTGCTTCGATATCTACGAGgtaagtgtaataaaaatcatgtaTTTTAAGAGTAAAGCCGACGGCACATGGTACGATTTTTCGTATTAGATTTAACCACTAAGCACGAGAGCGAGAGGCAGCGAAAGACACTCGCTCTCGTGAGTGGCTAAATCTAATACGAAAATATCATATCATGTGCCGTCGGCTtaatcctcttttttttttatatatttatacaaaatatgaagtaaaatacacattattgaaaccgtgtgagcttcggcggacgcggagtagctcgccggaatccaggttcggtcggttgggggtatgtcaaataaaccaaatgctcgtttataacaaaataatgaaacagcgtttattgagaaagatgttGATACGATTTGCctcgaatgatctgctacaatgctcgtgcatacatgcgaagcgtgtgcaagatgaatttgaaatagCATACAAATTAGCCAAATATCGGTGAAGTAATTAACAAGTGATAGCGAAATAGttctttaaagcggcgtgaaatgaATACAGAGTAGCGTGAAGATAAATGCGGAGTATCGTtactggtaaaataattatttgagcaacggtggaataattattttaaagcggcgcaaaataaaagcgaaagcaacgtgaaaataaatgcaagatatcggcaaaatgaaataattattcgagcggcggtgaaataattatttaaggcggcgtaaaataaatgcgaagtatacgtgaaaatcaatgcgaagtatcgtaataatgaaataattatttgaggcgatggtggaataattatttagtatgacgtgaggcgtcctggtgtggtcggcgagagcgcaagcgcgggcgatcgtgtcgtaacggttggtacaagacggagcgcttgtcggtgagtgcgttcgtagtatcgcgagtctgttcgatcgtagatcgatgcggactattcggcggcgcggattggtcgacgcggtgtTGCTTGCCGGACGGATTACAATCatgaaatcccggcgaataaacgcggtatgcggacttaggctgccgattacgttcggcgggagtacgaggatgctcgtacgaagacggaatttagaacagcgacctggctaggtatgcggaaatgcccgcaatacagagttcggtggcctagaggaaccaagtacgcttggcgggtatacgaatatattcgtatcctGGAATcaaagaataccgaggacgctcggcggtacacgaggatactcgtgtgctggCACAGGTATAGagtccgagtatgctcggtcgggactacgaggacgctcgtagCAGGGTTGTTCGCTGTcgatcagcgaacggagtctggtcagaagacgttcagccgggcctcttttatacccggctggcggccgaatgatttcgaatcggcaagcatcggcggtttcggcggcgagtcccccacaatacggaatttcggaacggtcgggtgtgggggattttcggcggttgaccgccgctgtttttgataggaaatttatcggcgcgcgatgcgcccttggtgggctacggacgatggacggtccgtagccgtaacgatgcagcgggctgcatcgttacattattaaaaatatttttatatatttcaatgtattttacttcaattttatcttttttaagatCTAACATCACAGAGGTTATGTTCAAGAAACGTGGTCGTGTtcgagtaaaaatataattatatataatgttttattaattatttaaaaattaaaggaaTTAAAGGATTATACTCTTTCAGGGGTTcgattgtatatttttgaagaaataaaaatgtgaaaagtagAGCACTGATTGCATggttatttgtatttttttttactgtgaATTTATGTTACAGATCTTTCATCATTTATGGTATCATTTGTATCCCATTTCTGGTTGAATGCGAAAGACTTATCTATCGTTCACATTTATGGTCTTCTATTATACGGAAAGAACAATCTTTAAGGtaaggtaatttttttctttatcatatatttaattattttctttattatgtaaaaatacacTGCACAATACTTGTAAAACGTAATTCAACTTCAATCTcagtttttatctttatataattataaatttataaatatatagaaactCATTTTAATTGTACTCTGTTTACTATACTTTTTTGCTTcttcttttcttgtttttttacttgttATACATTAGAatcattactttttattatttttttctatattattttataaaaaagtatatacacATGTCAAATTGTTTATATGTAAGTGCAGTTTCTGTGCACATATAACTATGACTGGTATTTATAGTccgaatttatatttaacatcatcTTTAAGAGTGATCTTGGGTCGTCTTAAAATCTCAGTCAATGAAATGGTATAATCTCTTATTTCTCTCATAATATCTTAAGACTGtacttaagacgattttaagtATAAGAACGAATTATGAATATGTGAGCCTTATATAAAGTTTGATTGAGTTTCGTAGGTATATTGAAGTTTGTTTTGCattgtgcatttttatatttttgcataccttatttgtaactgtttttagattgtttctaaaatgacattactttcaataattaatacaaagatattaattgcatgtttaatatttcaaatatttattaatatttcacattataaaCTATTCTtcttaacttttatttctaaacCTCCTACATTGTTGgtattttcttgtttctttaCTGTGTGCTCATGTGCATGACACTATTgtgtttattataaagtatatgtataatctaatttttatacaatacattatatatatatataatatacaataaaaattgtacaataataaattacacttGAAGTAGCTTAGTTGGTAGAACAGTCATCCGTAAAACGATAAGGTCTCGGGTTCGATATCCGACTTAAATTCTCGTCTCGATATTTTTCTCGCCTATATCTTTAGAGGGTGTAGAGggagtttttattaaatgaatttcaaaattgagatctattaattttaatacttcgTGAAGTACCAAGAAATATTGTGCtttatgcattaaaattaaaatttaattcatcaaATCCATCCGCGTACAGCTCTTATTTGTCTTGTtagttattatttgtatttaatccGAGAGCCTTTTGaatctttatatttagttaaatTACACTTGCTTTTATAGAATTGCTTGTAAAATTTGCTTCATATCTTAACATGCTGTCTCGCCtcgtaatttgttttatttatacctctcattttttttattaattatcttaaactTGGAACATCAAATACGAATCGATATAGTATATTTCGTGATACATTTAACACAgctttctatttctttttacctTGATATATCATATCATTGAATCAGTAAAACTTTTGCAACATACGTGCGGCGAAAGTAACCCATTACGGGCTACTTAACCCTTGAAGTGCATACCAGTGCAAATTcgcaaaatttaaagaaattgatttttttctaaattgtacttgtgaaaaacacgcattatcgataagaaataattgtttttttaaattgtacatattacaATTGGATTactgacaaaattttatataaaaaaacactggtttttcatttaaattgcttttatttccTTAAAGTTATGTTAAGTCAAAAATCTCGAATCCCAATTCGCATTTGTGTGCACTTTAAGGTATAAAATGAAGGTGTGTACTTTGAGGGTTAAATGTTTCTGCGGGAAACATCAATGTGTTAAAATCAAAaacacaattatataaaacaagcTTATTGTAACTATCGcaaatacgtatatatatactgttTATTTCTCGCACGTGCGTGTCCCCTTATGTGATACTCTGCATGAATGTGTATGAGAGCCATCTATGCGGCTAGGACGGAACGgagaattttcaatttaaatcttttaaagtaataataataataataaataataataacaataacaacatTTATAACAGAAATGCGGAAATCTTTTCGTGAATTGACAACAAGGCAACAAAATCGTCGCTTGCAAGCGTACGAAACTGAACAAGAGCAGGAAACAAATTCTTCTCCAAAGAATACTCTAGCTAACGTCCGTACCAATGTGGAATTGGTCTCTAATTTTCACCAATTCATTGCTGATAATTCAGATGATAGTGACGAAAGttccaataatattttaatgtctcaCGATcgagaaaataatgaaaatgagaACAATGGAAACTTTTCCGAAAATACGTACGATGAAGAGTTTTCTATTTGGTTACGTTCGTGGAAATTGAAACATAACATTTCACACAGTGCTATGTCCGAACTTTTGAGTCAATTGCGCATATGCGGCCATGCCGATTTACCAAAGGATGCAAGAACACTGTTACGAACACCCAGGTTTAACTCTATCAAGATTTCAGCCAGCGGAggtagtaatttttattacggtTTGAAAAACGCTCTAATTGATCAATTGACACGTATTAATTATGAAGATGAAAATAACGTAAttgaaatagatttaaatattgatggaCTGCCAATAAGTAAGAGCAGCAAAAGTCAAATTTGGCCGATATTGGGAAAGATCTATGGAAATAAAGCATTCACGCCTTTTGTTATTAATGCCTATCATGGGTACACAAAACCGAAATCTTTAACAGATTTTCTGGCTCCTTTCTGCGAAGAGTATCGTGAACTTCAACGCACAGGAATAGCTTTCCGTAGAAAAACTTATGCCGTAAAAATAAGATGCGTAATTTGCGATAGCCCTGCCAGATCATTTGTTACAGGCACTAAAGCACACAATGCCTTCTTTGGATGTGGCAAGTGTATGCAAGAAGGCACGTTTGATAATCATCGCATGCTTTTCTTAGACTTTGATTCACCTCCTCGGatcgatgaaaattttaaaaatagattgcaAGAAGAGCACCATAATAATACGTCTCCATTGGAATCTATACTACCTATAGTGTCACGTTTCCCTCTAGATTATATGCATCTAGTGTGTCTGGGAGtcacaaagaaattattacagTTGTGGACAAATGGATATCATACGTCAAAATTGAGTGGTCAAAAAATAACGCAGTTATCTGACAAATTAATTGCTATTTCAAAATGGATACCAAAGGAATTTCCTCGAAAGCCACGATCATTGGATGACTTGCCTCGATGGAAAGCAACTGAGTTGCGATTGTTTCTTCTATACGTAGGACCAATCGCTTTGCATGGTATTTTATCGCGAGATAATTTACAACATTTCAATGTGCTACATTGTGCTATTCGCATACTATGTCATTCAACCGATTTCTTACACAACAATGAATATAGCAGAGATTTGTTGATACATTTTGTCAAAATCTGTAAACAGTTGTACGGAGAAGATTCGATTATTTATAACGTacacaatttaattcatttaagcGAAGACGTACTCAAATATGGACCACTCGataatttttctgcatttccttttgaaaattacatgcagacaataaagaaaatgctCCGAAAAGCTGAAAAGCCACTGCAGCAGCTGTACAACAGAATCTCCGAAATAAATGCCGAACTTAAAATTACTGACAACGAATCCATTTATCCCATACTGAAGAAGGAATTTCGAGAAATTCTTCCTGCAAATTACAAAAGAGCACATCGTGTAATTCAATTCAAAGACTTTATTTTGACAGCTAAGAAACCCGACAATTGCTGTTATCTAAAAGATAATACAATTGTTGTTATTAAACACATTTGCTATAATGGAGATACTGCCGTCATAATTGCAAGAAagtttttaacgaaaaattcATTATCTTTGTACCCATGTTCATCGGAAAATATGGATGTGTATATTGTAAACAATTTATCCCAGTTAATGATATGGGCAGTTACCGAAATTTCGAATAAAGCTGTTCAACTTCCATTCAGGGAAGACTCATGGTGCTGTATGCCATTGCTACATTCATTGTAgcattaaattagaaattattactaCCTCTACACTGTAGTACTATCTGATGGCCCGCTAATGAGAAAGGtatgattcaattttatttatgaattgcgataatattttaatgttgtgCACATTTGaacgcatatatttttttatttatcgtactacattttgtgatatatttttatgtgtaatatattaattaatttgtattttttgttactgTGTATTTTAGATGGCACCCGATTGACTACGCGTTTCaacattttatgttattattgttagcatattttaagtaatacattaatattttgtatttggtttaatctattacaatttaatttacaaattatattttattttttacattattattataaaatgcagtcataaaataaatgtttgcatattttaatttataactgatatatatatattttataatttatatatattattttcagaatgGAGTATTACGTTTTATTGTATGATATGTACTGCATATCTGTACCATCGTCATGGATCAATTTCGATCAAAGTACTTTCAAGATGCCCAAAAAGCATTCAGAAGTGTCTAAAGCGTGTTATAAACAGCTTACTCCGTCAGACAATTGGCAGGAACTGTCATTCAAGAAAAAGTTTGGACCGTTTGGTGCGTGTCATGATTTGCAACAATTGCAACAAATGCAACAGTTAACACATGTATTTgtattctaaaatttctttcagatACTTACAGTAATGCACGAGCAGTCGAAAAAACTGTGAGTGAATTGTCAACATCAAATGATGAAAACATATTTGTTTCGACAACCGTTGACaaacaaaaaagatttattagaaAACGAAAGTTTTATAGCGACACATCAACGGATGAAGGTATTTACGTTCGTACAGGATATGTCGTTTTGTTCGTTATAATCGAAAATACtagtgtaatttttaatgtataatttttaaaattctagatgagcaagaaaggaaaagagaaaagaataagagaaatataaacgCGCCTTCTAATTACAttccgcaaaaaaaaagagaacattTATCTAATAGTCAACCAATTGAAAAGTCTGTTCCTTTTATTGAGCCAGGTTAAGATTTTTCTACACgaaatgcataatattatcaatgatgcataaataatacaaaaataattctaacatatatgttattattaatgcataGAATACGAACCagagaaaatgagaaaacatATCTCTATTTTGTATGATAAATGCAACGATTCCTTGGATGATCTAGAGAAAAGTAGCAAATTATCGCATTCATCGCATTCATCGCACAAACACTCTGATGAAGAAGATGTACCAGGTATTACATTAAAAGCAGATTAAACACGAagtgtgtaaaatattcagtagccttaaatatattgtttgtaCTTAATTGTACGATATTGACAACTTCaactgaattaaaataataatctacttaaataaaaagagcATTAATGTTTTccaatatgtaatatttatatttttattttttccgaaaATACAGACGAAATGAAgaatatagatatacataaaaatgatataaactTCCAAGAAATTAGGAAAGACAGAAAAGAAGGTATATATAAGCAATTGGAATCGCGCGATCTCATCCTAAAaaatctttagaaaaatttacattatatattacacaatatatacatttcaaaagtacatatagatatatgttgctttcttcttttttatttaattctttttttatttaattcaagatTATTgcacatcttaaaatatttcacttttttattttcctgtTAGGACCGCTACAAGAAATGCAATTAAGTATCTCTAAAAACCCGAACAATAAAGGAAAGTTTTATGAAGCAAAAAAGAAGACGCAACAAGGTATATTATCAATTGTAATTGTGTTAAAACTTTACAAAGAATAACATTAATTGAATGAATTTGATAAATAGAgtcgaatttattattgaacacctaaataatttaaaatagtgACAAATGATAATGTCACTTAAGGCTCTTGAGTAGTCACTGCTGTCAACGTCAAACTGTGATAtcagaagcgagaaatgacacgcTGAGACGGTTAAAAATTCTTgcgttctatttttaaataaaaagatattttgatgaaataagaCCATAAATCACTTTAAACATGTAAAATTGTGCCTTATTATGCACATAACTAGGCGTACTTTACTGACACTCATTTGACggtttatgtattaaaaacaGTTTTCAGACAATTTTAAAGGTATGTTAAAGTGATTTATGgtgttatttcataaaaatatcttttcattaaaaaatggcGTGTAAGAATTTTTAACCGTCTTAGCAtgtcatttctcgcttctgaTGTCATGATTTGACGTTGGCAGCGATGACTACTCAGAAGCTAAGTTATGTGTGTTGGAAATCAAAAGATATGTTTTGTAGCTTTTTATCAGAAATGCAAaatcgagattttcatatatctattttgaacaattgtttttttcgaTCACGAAAAGGATTTTCCgttgtgtaatatatttgaagTCGCAATCGAAGTAACAAACTGCTTTCGATAATGATATTGATAGTGTCATTGCACTCccttaatataacaaattaatataaatttttttgtcgttTTATAGAAGATTCAGGTAGGCAAGCAATGACTAATATTCCGATTAATGTACGAATTCAAAATCCAGTTAATAGTATGAATGAAGACCATACATCTTGCTGTAGTAAGTTCTGTTGCTTTTACTTGACtgctatttttacattatagaaTTGCATtctgtttattaataaagtaattattttgtccTTCAGATGCATGTCgacgaaaatttttacaagaaaatgcaaaagtaAAACGTAAGCTCAATCACATCATTAATTTGCTGGAAAATAAAGGAGGTGATAAAGCCGACC
The nucleotide sequence above comes from Linepithema humile isolate Giens D197 chromosome 4, Lhum_UNIL_v1.0, whole genome shotgun sequence. Encoded proteins:
- the LOC136999673 gene encoding transcriptional regulator ATRX homolog; protein product: MEYYVLLYDMYCISVPSSWINFDQSTFKMPKKHSEVSKACYKQLTPSDNWQELSFKKKFGPFDTYSNARAVEKTVSELSTSNDENIFVSTTVDKQKRFIRKRKFYSDTSTDEDEQERKREKNKRNINAPSNYIPQKKREHLSNSQPIEKSVPFIEPEYEPEKMRKHISILYDKCNDSLDDLEKSSKLSHSSHSSHKHSDEEDVPDEMKNIDIHKNDINFQEIRKDRKEGPLQEMQLSISKNPNNKGKFYEAKKKTQQEDSGRQAMTNIPINVRIQNPVNSMNEDHTSCCNACRRKFLQENAKVKRKLNHIINLLENKGGDKADPVEQNNNNLLPNFPLSTIQELNNFNEQLMQNDVQRQFVQKMSKIGGDTVCKTVRNVMSPTIADELAQIYTWTGQKKRLALKKTKISDVIIEAIMISTNTTMAEVEGYMKEWVRRAGDRIRSLSKK